One part of the Vicia villosa cultivar HV-30 ecotype Madison, WI linkage group LG6, Vvil1.0, whole genome shotgun sequence genome encodes these proteins:
- the LOC131612821 gene encoding uncharacterized protein LOC131612821 isoform X1 produces the protein MKNNSYRPHFVVPSSSSTRPASSSVAPTSAGAPAIAPQMTTNVDISDSKLWPDFVTKAFIDIMVDEVTKGNMPNGVFHNRTWTSMTTRLSCTTNRSFKAGQLKAKMHRLRSMYREFYSLLQNTGFGWNAETNTVTASEEVWRNYLKVHDKASQFQKKGCDHYKLLEIIFNKNNATGVLHHSSTQDPPNTDEENELDNQYLNNGSACHVRVDNDSSDDDLHEVEHITRSGKKQVQVRSRKESTSHMMGEALSAWAKASLAKADRYRDRSVEATSRVYSGWEGSAHDSKILLDAITNQNAGFPWPPRGSFYLVDSGYPCIGGFLPPYRGERYHAQEYRGQGRQPRSPEELFNYRHSSLRMTIERCFGVLKNRFPILKLMPPYKPSRQRLIVIACCAIHNYIRKWNLPDELFRIWEEMDPIELEGMPEGPVIEGTSSNVDNLTRLSNEGAAEMAIERNHIRDEMWVHRNN, from the exons ATGACAACTAATGTTGACATTAGTGACTCAAAGCTTTGGCCTGATTTTGTAACTAAAGCTTTCATTGACATTATGGTTGATGAAGTTACAAAAGGAAATATGCCAAATGGTGTGTTTCATAATAGAACATGGACCTCAATGACTACTAGATTGAGTTGCACAACTAATCGTTCATTTAAAGCTGGACAACTAAAGGCAAAAATGCATAGGTTGCGATCTATGTATCGTGAGTTTTATTCCCTCTTGCAAAATACTGGATTTGGGTGGAATGCTGAAACCAACACAGTTACTGCTAGTGAAGAGGTTTGGAGAAATTATCTTAAG GTACATGATAAAGCTTCTCAATTTCAAAAGAAAGGGTGTGATCACTATAAGTTGTTGGAAATCATATTCAACAAAAATAATGCAACTGGAGTacttcatcactcatctacccaaGATCCACCAAATACAGATGAAGAAAATGAGCTTGACAATCAATACCTTAACAATGGGAGTGCGTGTCATGTACGTGTTGATAATGATAGTTCAGATGATGATCTACATGAGGTGGAGCACATCACACGTAGCGGAAAGAAACAAGTTCAAGTACGATCAAGGAAAGAGTCTACATCACATATGATGGGGGAGGCACTTTCAGCATGGGCTAAAGCATCTTTGGCAAAAGCTGATAGGTATAGGGATAGGAGTGTGGAGGCTACTTCACGTGTATATTCGGGATGGGAAGGAAGTGCACATGATTCTAAGATTCTTTTGGATGCCATTACAAATCAAAATGCTGGATTTCCTTGGCCACCAAGAG gTTCCTTTTATCTCGTTGATTCTGGGTATCCATGTATTGGAGGTTTTCTTCCCCCTTATAGGGGTGAAAGGTATCATGCACAAGAATATAGAGGTCAAGGTAGACAACCCAGAAGCCCGGAAGAGTTATTTAACTATAGACACTCGTCTCTAAGGATGACAATTGAGCGCTGTTTTGGAGTGCTGAAAAATAGATTTCCTATTTTAAAGTTGATGCCTCCTTATAAACCTTCTAGGCAACGACTTATAGTTATTGCGTGTTGTGCTATTCATAATTACATACGCAAGTGGAATTTACCTGATGAGTTGTTTAGGATATGGGAAGAAATGGATCCTATTGAACTTGAGGGGATGCCGGAAGGTCCTGTCATAGAAGGAACAAGTTCCAATGTCGACAACTTAACAAGGTTATCTAATGAAGGTGCGGCTGAAATGGCAATCGAAAGAAATCATATTAGAGATGAGATGTGGGTACACCGTAACAATTAA
- the LOC131612821 gene encoding uncharacterized protein LOC131612821 isoform X2: MTTNVDISDSKLWPDFVTKAFIDIMVDEVTKGNMPNGVFHNRTWTSMTTRLSCTTNRSFKAGQLKAKMHRLRSMYREFYSLLQNTGFGWNAETNTVTASEEVWRNYLKVHDKASQFQKKGCDHYKLLEIIFNKNNATGVLHHSSTQDPPNTDEENELDNQYLNNGSACHVRVDNDSSDDDLHEVEHITRSGKKQVQVRSRKESTSHMMGEALSAWAKASLAKADRYRDRSVEATSRVYSGWEGSAHDSKILLDAITNQNAGFPWPPRGSFYLVDSGYPCIGGFLPPYRGERYHAQEYRGQGRQPRSPEELFNYRHSSLRMTIERCFGVLKNRFPILKLMPPYKPSRQRLIVIACCAIHNYIRKWNLPDELFRIWEEMDPIELEGMPEGPVIEGTSSNVDNLTRLSNEGAAEMAIERNHIRDEMWVHRNN, encoded by the exons ATGACAACTAATGTTGACATTAGTGACTCAAAGCTTTGGCCTGATTTTGTAACTAAAGCTTTCATTGACATTATGGTTGATGAAGTTACAAAAGGAAATATGCCAAATGGTGTGTTTCATAATAGAACATGGACCTCAATGACTACTAGATTGAGTTGCACAACTAATCGTTCATTTAAAGCTGGACAACTAAAGGCAAAAATGCATAGGTTGCGATCTATGTATCGTGAGTTTTATTCCCTCTTGCAAAATACTGGATTTGGGTGGAATGCTGAAACCAACACAGTTACTGCTAGTGAAGAGGTTTGGAGAAATTATCTTAAG GTACATGATAAAGCTTCTCAATTTCAAAAGAAAGGGTGTGATCACTATAAGTTGTTGGAAATCATATTCAACAAAAATAATGCAACTGGAGTacttcatcactcatctacccaaGATCCACCAAATACAGATGAAGAAAATGAGCTTGACAATCAATACCTTAACAATGGGAGTGCGTGTCATGTACGTGTTGATAATGATAGTTCAGATGATGATCTACATGAGGTGGAGCACATCACACGTAGCGGAAAGAAACAAGTTCAAGTACGATCAAGGAAAGAGTCTACATCACATATGATGGGGGAGGCACTTTCAGCATGGGCTAAAGCATCTTTGGCAAAAGCTGATAGGTATAGGGATAGGAGTGTGGAGGCTACTTCACGTGTATATTCGGGATGGGAAGGAAGTGCACATGATTCTAAGATTCTTTTGGATGCCATTACAAATCAAAATGCTGGATTTCCTTGGCCACCAAGAG gTTCCTTTTATCTCGTTGATTCTGGGTATCCATGTATTGGAGGTTTTCTTCCCCCTTATAGGGGTGAAAGGTATCATGCACAAGAATATAGAGGTCAAGGTAGACAACCCAGAAGCCCGGAAGAGTTATTTAACTATAGACACTCGTCTCTAAGGATGACAATTGAGCGCTGTTTTGGAGTGCTGAAAAATAGATTTCCTATTTTAAAGTTGATGCCTCCTTATAAACCTTCTAGGCAACGACTTATAGTTATTGCGTGTTGTGCTATTCATAATTACATACGCAAGTGGAATTTACCTGATGAGTTGTTTAGGATATGGGAAGAAATGGATCCTATTGAACTTGAGGGGATGCCGGAAGGTCCTGTCATAGAAGGAACAAGTTCCAATGTCGACAACTTAACAAGGTTATCTAATGAAGGTGCGGCTGAAATGGCAATCGAAAGAAATCATATTAGAGATGAGATGTGGGTACACCGTAACAATTAA
- the LOC131610557 gene encoding uncharacterized protein LOC131610557: MEGIEHRTVEVNGIKMHIAEKGKQGPVVLFLHGFPELWYTWRHQIATLGSLGYRAVAPDLRGYGDTDAPSSVNSYTGFHIVGDIVALIDLLGVEQVFLVGHHWGALIGWYLCMFRPERIKAFVCLGVPFLRRNPKIRTVDGMHALYGEDFYICRFQEPGKMEAEMAEVGTEYVLKNFLTTRKIGPPIFPKGEYGTGFNPDTPDTLPSWLTEDDLAYFVSKFEKTGFTGGLNYYRNFNQNWELMAPWNEVKIKVPVKFITGELGQAYNILNLKEYVHGGGFKEDVPNLEEVIVQKGVGHFNNQEAAEEINNHIYEFIKKF; this comes from the exons ATGGAAGGAATAGAACACAGAACAGTGGAAGTGAATGGCATCAAAATGCATATCGCTGAGAAAGGCAAACAAGGACCGGTTGTGTTATTCCTTCACGGCTTCCCTGAACTCTGGTACACATGGCGCCACCAGATTGCGACTCTCGGCTCCCTCGGATACCGTGCTGTTGCTCCAGATCTACGTGGCTACGGCGACACGGATGCTCCGTCTTCAGTAAACAGCTACACAGGTTTTCATATAGTAGGTGACATCGTTGCTCTCATCGATTTACTCGGTGTAGAACAAGTGTTCCTCGTTGGTCATCATTGGGGTGCTCTCATTGGTTGGTATCTATGCATGTTTCGCCCTGAAAGAATCAAAGCCTTTGTGTGTCTCGGTGTTCCCTTCTTAcgtagaaaccctaaaatcaGGACCGTTGATGGCATGCATGCTCTTTACGGTGAAGATTTTTATATCTGCAGATTTCAG GAACCAGGTAAAATGGAAGCTGAGATGGCTGAGGTTGGCACTGAATATGTTCTGAAAAATTTCCTCACAACTCGGAAAATTGGTCCTCCGATATTTCCAAAGGGAGAATATGGAACCGGATTCAACCCGGATACGCCTGATACTTTGCCATCTTGGCTCACAGAAGATGATCTTGCTTACTTTGTCTCCAAATTTGAGAAAACTGGCTTTACTGGAGGATTGAACTATTATAGAAACTTTAACCA AAATTGGGAGCTGATGGCACCATGGAATGAAGTGAAAATCAAGGTGCCTGTAAAGTTCATTACAGGTGAATTAGGCCAGGCATACAACATTCTTAACCTGAAGGAGTATGTACATGGTGGAGGTTTTAAGGAAGATGTACCCAATTTGGAGGAAGTGATTGTGCAGAAAGGGGTGGGTCACTTCAATAATCAAGAAGCAGCAGAGGAAATTAACAATCACATTTACGAATTCATCAAGAAGTTCTAA